The sequence ACGCCCCGCAGCACGCCTGTTCCTTGTCTTTGATAAAGATTATCATTCTTGTCATCAAACCAAGCACTACCATCCGTTGGCGCTCCTTCGTAATTATCATGCCAATCATCAAGGCACCATTCATCAACATTCCCATGCATATCGCATAACCCAAAAGCATTCGCTAGACCAAAACTTCCTACAGGTGTTGTTTCCTCGCGGTATTCTCCTTCGGAAGCATTCCCGTAAGTTGATGTAGCATTATAGTTAGCCAAATCTGATGTAATTGTCTCGCCAAAATGAAACGGTGTAGTTGTACCAGCACGACAAGCATATTCCCATTCGGCTTCGCTTGGTAAACTATATTTTCTTTTAGTGTGATTTGATAATCTGGCACAAAACTCAACCGCATCGTACCAAGAGACTTTCTCAACAGGGCGGTTATCTCCTTTGAAGTTTGATGGCTCTGCTTTTAATTCTCTTTCTACTTCAGGTAATTTAGCTACGGCTTTCCACTGTGCTTGAGTAACTTGGTATTTACCCATGAAGAAAGTTGGAACTGTAACTTGGTGTTGAGGACGTTCATCATCTGTACTACCTTCTTCATCTTCTGGTGCCCCCATTGTAAAGGTACCACCTTTAATTAGCACCATCTCCAGTTCAACTCCATCACCCAAGCTCTCTACAAAATATAGCCCCGTCTTTCGGCTTTTTTTTATGATTGTTTGTGTCATTGATTTTTATATTTCACACTTACTAAAGTTCTCCTTTCTCATTTCTCATTTCTCCTTACCAGTCGAAGTCTCTGGAAATACGTTCCCACAGAGAGCATCGAAACGAGAGCCAAAATTCGAGTGGCTATAAGGCAACAAAACAAGAAAAAAAGAAAAATAATAAGGTAAAAGTTCTAAAAAATAAAGGGCTACTAAAAAGTCCTCTCAACCCCGCAGGCAACACGAAAACCAAAAGGGTCAGTTATGTTGTCGCGCAGCGCCCTATCGTAGCTGTTGCGAGACGCGGAACGGCACAAATTTGGAGAGTCGATCCAGGAACCGCCCCGCAGCACCGCTCCTCCTTGCTTTTGAGAAAGATTATCATCCTCACTATCGAGCCAAGCATTGCCATCTTTCAGCGTATGTTTATAGTTATAATGCCAGTCATAAAGGCACCATTCCCAAACGTTGCCGTGCATATCGTATAATCCAAAAGTATTAGCTAGAAATTTCCCTACTGGAGTAGTTTCTTTACAATATTCTCCTTTAGCTTCCCTAGTATAAGTTTTAATAGCAGCATAATTAGCTAAATCACCAGTAATTGTTTGACCAAAGTGAAACGGTGTCGTAGTACCTGCACGACAAGCATATTCCCATTCCGCTTCAGTGGGTAAAGTGTAGATTCTACCTGTATAGTTAGAAAGACGATTGCAAAATTCAACTGCATCGTACCAGGATACTTGTTCTACAGGGCGGTTATCCCCTTTAAATCTAGAAGGTTCTAGTTTTATCTGCCTATTTATCTGGGATAACTGCGCTACAAATCGCCACTGTGCCTGAGTTACAGGATACTTACTCATGAAAAAAGGTTGTACAGTTACTGTATGCTGGGGACTCTCGCTTTTACGGCGTTTTGGTTCATCTTCTGGGGAACCCATTTCAAAAGTGCCTCCAGGAATCGCCACCATTTCTATTTTTAGTTCTGCTTGTTTTCCTGGGACTTCACCTAAAAACTCTAGGAAATAAAATGCTTGTTTTTGCTCTTTATTAATTACTTGTCCGCGATTATCAACTGTTACCGTTTCAAATTCAAAAGATTTTAACTCGTCTTCTAACTCATCATCTCGGGTAATATCTGGGTTTATAACCGCGACATCATAGTCAAAAGGTTTTAGCTCAATTCCCATCAATTCAGCAATTTCCGTCTCTTCATCATCTTGGATAGGTTGAGCCTCAATGGTGTCCTGCGCCCATTTTAATAACAACGGCTCAAAACCCTTCTCCGATAACAAGTCAGCATAATTCTCTACTAATGCTGCCCATTTAATACGTTGTTGAGCATCTGCGGATGCCGTTAACCTTTGTAATTCTTCTTTGATGGCATTAACTGCTTCTGTTCCATCCCCACTCAAATATGCTAATGCCGTCCAGTTTGGACGCTCTCCCAATACCAAAACACGGTCATTGTCTTTCTGTAAGCGATTGGCAATGTACTGTGACATAAAATTCGCCAGTTCCTTGAGTCTTTCTTCCCCAAATTCAATACACAAACGACTCAGCAAGCGGTTTCTGGTTTTCCCCTCCATCTCATAAAGGTCATAGCCTACGGGTTGACATAAACCCGATAGCAACACATCGGCTACTGCATACCAAGGACAATCCCGGACAAAATTTTCGCGCAGACAATAAAGCAAATCTGAAGTGATAGTCAGCGGAAAAGCTGCATGATAGGCTAAAAATAGAGCCTGTTCTCCGTGACGTTTTGCAAAGACTCGAATGCGGCGAGTTGTTAAATCTTCTCTGTTGCTTGGTTTCTTTGAGTCGGGGAATACATTTGCCATATCTCAATCATATTCTCTTGGGTCATTTCTTTTGTTGCCGTTTGCAAACTAGCAGGCTCGTAAGTTAACATCCTGCCATTAAGTATCGCATCGATTGTAATCGCTGAAGTCTGCTCCCAGCGTTGCGGTGGTAAAGGATTAAGCCAGATTAATTGACGAATGCAGGGAGATAATGCAGTTAAAAACTTTGATATTCCTTCAATTCTTTCTTGGCTATAGGTAGCTGTTGCAGCTCCAGCATCGCTGATAATTAAGGTAATAGTACGGTTACGATGCAGTTTTGATAACAAGTCATTGAGGGGTTGAGCAACAGTTGGGCGATACCAATGATAAAGATATTCGTCGGGATAGCTGGTAAATCGATATATCCGAGCGGGAGTGATTCGAGCTTCTGCAATTGCTTGCATAAAAGGTTCAAGGGCGGGGAAAAATGGAATCATTGCTAAATTATCATCAATTAGCAGCAGCAATTCAGTTCGTCGAGTTTTGACTGGACGCATCACCACATCAGCAAACAAACCTTCCCGTCCAATTTGTTCAAGTGTCGCTTCAATATCCAATTCATAATCCCAACCAACTCGCTGCGATTGTCTCAACAAACGCCAAGCTGTTTGAACATCTTGCAATTGAATCGGAAAGTCTTTTGCAACTAGCTGAAAGTCATTCCTAGTATTCTCAAACTTTGGGGAAGCTGCGGAAGTTTGCATCGCAACTGGAACTTTTGCTTCACCAGGTTTATCAGTTGATGGCGATTTCTGCTTTCTGGGTGGAATTTTGGGGAAATTAGCTGACTGTTTTACCGCAGAAGGAGTTTTTTCTAGAGATTGCGGTTCTTTTTCTACGGATTCTACAGGCATTTTATTATGATGCTGCCAAACATAGCTCTCAAAAGTACGGTCAAAAATACCAATATCGTAGTTATCGCAAGGTTTTACCCATAACAGCCGACACACTCGTTTTATATCCTCCCATCCACCTAAACCATACCCGCGAGCAACTGCTTGTTGCAATAAGTGATATTGTTCCAGAGTTAGAGCCATTCCTGCTTGTCGCAATTCTTGGAATAAATCTAATAATAATGAATCAATTTTGATTGATTGAGAATCACTCATGAATAAGGATTTGATATTTTTTTAACGCAGAGGAGCGCGGAGGTTAACGCAGAGGAGCGCAAAGTATTGATTGAAGGATTTTTTTTTCATTGTTAATTATTCATTATTCATTGTTTTTTCTGATATAACTCCTGGTCTTGCTTGGTTTTTAAAAGCGTTCCTAATAATGGTAATTTCTTAGATAAATTGTTTAAATCATCCAATGCCTTTTCAACATCATTTCTATTTAAAAGTGCGGTAAGAAACTCGATAAATTCGCTAGTCCCTGGTGGTCTGCTTCCAGGTATGATTGTAAGTCCCGCGCGAATTTCATAAAAACTATTCATAGCTTGTTCGACAATTTTTTGTTTATCTTTTGTTAACTCACCAAATCGCTTATCAATTATTTTCTTTAATTGGTCTTCTTGAGGAAATTTGACAAAAAAGTACAGACACCGACGCAGAAAAGGTTCTGGTAAAGGTTTCTCACGATTGCTAGTAATAAAAATAATCGGCTTATTTTGGGGAGTCGGATATAACTCACCAGTTTCCGGTACTTCAAAGCGTAATTCTTCTAATTCCAGCAGTAAATCATTCGCAAAATCACTATCTGCTTTATCAATTTCATCAATTAACAAAATAGGACGATATTTATGTTCTTGTAATGCCTTACCTAATGCTCCAAATTCCCGATAATTCTTCTTATCCTGCAACCGCTTTTTTAAATCTCCAATTTCTACAATACCTAAAAATTCTTGCAACTGTTGCGGGTTAGTTCCCATTAACTGAGCGTCTCGCAATCTGGCAATAGCATCATATTTATAAAGTCCATCACGAGCGCGTGTTGTAGATTTTATATTCCAGATATAATAATCCCAGTACTGGTTTTGCAGATACTTTTGGGTAAATTCATAGGCAACCGCCGCCGCTAAACGAGTTTTACCACAACCGGGTTCTCCTTCTAAAAGTAATGGACGCTCTAGCGCGATCGCCAAATTAACCGCTTCTTTTAAATCCTCACTAGGTAGATAGGGATAGCAGATTCGTCCCAAAGAATCTTTTATTTCCTTTTGGGGTTGATATTCTCCCTTATACTGATAATCTGGTTCTGGTAATGGTTCTTGATTCTTACTCATCCTGCTAACTTCCAATAAGGTTCAATTGCTGTAATACCATTTTCAATTTGGAATACCGTATAACAAATTTCATCTAGTATTTCTAAAGGTTTTTCTTCCCAACCTGGAATATCATTCTCAACAATTGATTGTACGTAATCATCAGTTTGATTGAGTTTGCTATAAACATCTTCTTGAGCCAACCAATTTTCTACATCTTTCTTTAAAATCTTTTGTAAAGGTGTCAGTTTTAGAGAAGATTGAGTTTCGTTAATTTCGTTAATAGAGATAGGCTGAACGAATGAAAATGGAAGTAGTTTATTCGACAAAGTAGCACTGTTTTTTTCTGCTAATATTAAAACCAAGCGCGAGCGAAAAGAACGCGGAATTGAACTAACTTTTTCAACTAAATCTGACCAAAAAGCATAGAATTTACCTACTTTTTCTGCATCTAAACAGCTAATACCATAAATAACAATAATTACGGACTTTGTT comes from Rivularia sp. PCC 7116 and encodes:
- a CDS encoding formylglycine-generating enzyme family protein, which translates into the protein MTQTIIKKSRKTGLYFVESLGDGVELEMVLIKGGTFTMGAPEDEEGSTDDERPQHQVTVPTFFMGKYQVTQAQWKAVAKLPEVERELKAEPSNFKGDNRPVEKVSWYDAVEFCARLSNHTKRKYSLPSEAEWEYACRAGTTTPFHFGETITSDLANYNATSTYGNASEGEYREETTPVGSFGLANAFGLCDMHGNVDEWCLDDWHDNYEGAPTDGSAWFDDKNDNLYQRQGTGVLRGVSWDSDPVDCRSACRLNYAWRELIDDAIGFRLACGVGRTS
- a CDS encoding formylglycine-generating enzyme family protein yields the protein MANVFPDSKKPSNREDLTTRRIRVFAKRHGEQALFLAYHAAFPLTITSDLLYCLRENFVRDCPWYAVADVLLSGLCQPVGYDLYEMEGKTRNRLLSRLCIEFGEERLKELANFMSQYIANRLQKDNDRVLVLGERPNWTALAYLSGDGTEAVNAIKEELQRLTASADAQQRIKWAALVENYADLLSEKGFEPLLLKWAQDTIEAQPIQDDEETEIAELMGIELKPFDYDVAVINPDITRDDELEDELKSFEFETVTVDNRGQVINKEQKQAFYFLEFLGEVPGKQAELKIEMVAIPGGTFEMGSPEDEPKRRKSESPQHTVTVQPFFMSKYPVTQAQWRFVAQLSQINRQIKLEPSRFKGDNRPVEQVSWYDAVEFCNRLSNYTGRIYTLPTEAEWEYACRAGTTTPFHFGQTITGDLANYAAIKTYTREAKGEYCKETTPVGKFLANTFGLYDMHGNVWEWCLYDWHYNYKHTLKDGNAWLDSEDDNLSQKQGGAVLRGGSWIDSPNLCRSASRNSYDRALRDNITDPFGFRVACGVERTF
- a CDS encoding MoxR family ATPase; this translates as MSKNQEPLPEPDYQYKGEYQPQKEIKDSLGRICYPYLPSEDLKEAVNLAIALERPLLLEGEPGCGKTRLAAAVAYEFTQKYLQNQYWDYYIWNIKSTTRARDGLYKYDAIARLRDAQLMGTNPQQLQEFLGIVEIGDLKKRLQDKKNYREFGALGKALQEHKYRPILLIDEIDKADSDFANDLLLELEELRFEVPETGELYPTPQNKPIIFITSNREKPLPEPFLRRCLYFFVKFPQEDQLKKIIDKRFGELTKDKQKIVEQAMNSFYEIRAGLTIIPGSRPPGTSEFIEFLTALLNRNDVEKALDDLNNLSKKLPLLGTLLKTKQDQELYQKKQ